A DNA window from Pleurodeles waltl isolate 20211129_DDA chromosome 12, aPleWal1.hap1.20221129, whole genome shotgun sequence contains the following coding sequences:
- the S1PR4 gene encoding sphingosine 1-phosphate receptor 4 — MGLDHGLDICLQFVAKKNVNIILLHYNVTGKLGRRKPQADEGMDILKLLFIAISCLIVLENLLVLLAIVKYMRFRRWVSYCIANITLSDLLAGVAYLFNLCMSGSMTFRISLNWWFFREGVLFVALAASIFSLLITAVERYTTMVRPIAEKEITKTIRVYGLIGLCWLLAIVIGMLPLLGWNCVCDFQECSSLLPLYSKKYILVCVIVFSLILLGIILLYGSIYHLVKASATRASITNQRKKSFKLLKTVLMVLGAFIVCWSPLFALLLLDVFCQSLTCDHLRGMDWALALAVLNSAINPLIYSCGSMEVRKAVLKLLCCLCIRAGVKGPSDCLVFSDITSGSSDCSRRHRDSVRLSRALSIRSKEPLTSISSVQSA; from the coding sequence ATGGGTTTGGACCACGGCCTGGACATCTGCCTGCAGTTTGTTGCCAAGAAGAACGTCAATATCATCCTCCTGCATTACAACGTGACTGGGAAGTTGGGCCGGCGTAAACCACAGGCAGACGAGGGCATGGACATCTTGAAGCTACTCTTCATTGCCATCAGCTGCCTGATCGTACTGGAGAATCTGCTGGTCCTCCTGGCCATCGTGAAGTACATGCGCTtccgccgctgggtctcctactGCATCGCCAACATCACACTGAGTGACCTCTTGGCGGGCGTTGCTTACCTCTTCAACCTCTGCATGTCTGGCAGCATGACCTTCCGGATAAGCCTGAACTGGTGGTTCTTCAGAGAGGGGGTCCTTTTTGTGGCCCTGGCTGCCTCCATCTTCAGCCTCCTCATCACTGCTGTGGAGCGCTACACCACCATGGTTAGGCCCATTGCCGAGAAGGAGATCACCAAAACGATCCGTGTCTACGGTCTCATCGGCTTATGCTGGCTGTTGGCCATCGTTATCGGAATGCTGCCACTGCTAGGgtggaattgtgtgtgtgacttCCAGGAGTGTTCCAGCCTCCTGCCACTTTACTCCAAGAAGTACATTCTAGTCTGCGTTATAGTGTTCAGCCTCATCTTGCTTGGAATCATTTTGCTGTACGGCTCCATCTACCACCTGGTGAAGGCCAGTGCCACGCGGGCAAGCATTACCAATCAGCGAAAAAAGTCGTTCAAACTTCTGAAGactgttctgatggtcctgggagCCTTCATCGTCTGCTGGAGTCCGCTCTTTGCCCTCCTGCTCTTGGATGTTTTCTGTCAGTCCCTGACTTGTGACCACCTCCGAGGGATGGACTGGGCCCTGGCCCTGGCTGTGCTAAACTCAGCAATTAACCCTCTTATTTACTCCTGTGGCAGCATGGAGGTGCGCAAGGCCGTCCTCAAACTCCTCTGCTGCCTCTGCATCCGAGCAGGTGTCAAGGGCCCGTCAGACTGCTTAGTTTTCAGTGACATCACCTCAGGGTCATCAGATTGCTCACGACGCCACCGTGATAGCGTGAGGCTGTCCAGAGCACTTAGCATCAGATCCAAGGAGCCACTGACCAGTATCTCCAGCGTTCAAAGTGCCTGA